TCATTAATGCTGGTCAAACATGTATTGCGCCTGATTATCTTTTAGTTAATAGCAAAATAAAGCAACAGTTATTAAATAGCTTGCAAGAAGCTATTCAAAAGTTTTACGGAGAAAATCCTGAACAAAGTTCTGATTATGCCAGGATTATAAATCAAAAGCAATTTACTCGTTTATCACAGTTATTGCAAGATGGAGAAATTGTTACAGGAGGACAAACTAATCAAAACACTTGTTACCTTGCACCAACAATTCTGGATAACGTTTTCCCAGAAGCACCAGTAATGCAAGAAGAAATCTTTGGTCCAATTTTACCTATCATAGAATACGACGATTTGAGCGAAGCGATCGCAATCATCAACGAGAAACCCAAACCTTTAGCACTATATTTGTTCTCTCGCGATAAGAAGATTCAACAGCGAATTTTACAAGAAACTTCCTCTGGTGGAGTGTGTATTAACGATACAGTTATGCAGGTTGCAGTTTCATCCTTAGCTTTCGGTGGAGTTGGTGAGAGTGGAATTGGTAAGTATCACGGGAAGGCTAGTTTTGATACATTTTCACATCAGAAAAGTGTCTTAAAAAAGTCTTTTCTTTTCGATTTAAAGTGGCGATACGCACCTTATGCAGGTAAATTAGACCTTATTAAACGATTAATCGGCTAAGCTGCGTCAATATGAGACGCGATCGCTCTGCTTGATTTATAAGAACAAAAGCGATCGCGCTTGAGTCTACAACACGATCAATTATCCAAAAAAGCTACTATAGCGTTCCTCCGCCCAAGGTTCACCCCGTCGATGATATCCGTTGCGTTCCCAAAAGCCTGACTCTTCACGATCGAGAAATTCTAGACCATTAATCCACTTGGCGCTTTTCCACGCGTATAGATGAGGAACAACTAGTCGCAACGGACCACCGTGTTCAGCTGGTAGCGGTTCGCCAAACAAAGTGTGAGCAAAAAAGTTTTCTTCTCGAACAAAGTCATCTAAAGGAATATTTGTTGTGTATCCTCCATAACAGTGTTCCATAACATGAATAGCTTGAGAATCTACTTCTATCAATTTCATAAAATCTGTTACTTTCACCCCAGTCCATTTCACATCCAGCTTGGACCAGCGGGTAACACAGTGAAAATCCGCAGTAAATTCATGTTGTGGCAGTGCCATGAAATCTGACAAAGTGAATGTTGCTTGCTTTGCCAAGCCCCACACGCGAAACTGCCATTCTTCCACATTAATTTTTGGAGTTTGACCGTAGGTGAGTACAGGAAACCCTTTAGTTAAATACTGACCAGGGGGAACGCGATCGCTTTGTTCGCCTCCTGGTTTTTGAAAAAATTTTCCTAGCATTTGCTTGGGTAGATTACTTCGCTATGGGATATATCTAACTCCATTTTGAGATCAAACTCTTTAAGATTGCTAGGGAAAACCTCAAACTAGAGCTTGTCTTGTCTTAAGTTTGACACCCCACAATTTATTCCTCTTCTTCAGCTTCTTCTTCCTTAGATGGATAGACAAAAGTAGAGCGCCCAGTCAAAATTGATTTACCCAAGGAAAGGGCTTTTTGTGCTTCCACCGCTGCTTTACGTCTCCAAGTGGCTCTTCTTTGGTCGCGCTTTGATTTAGATGTTTTCTTCTTAGGAACCGCCATAACAAGCTACACTGCAATTCTTCACAACCTTTCTATTCTAGAGCATCACTACCAATTCACCATAGTGAGTGTGCAACCCTGATGTGCTTGTTACTGGTACAGTATATAAAACAAGAAATTCGACTATTACTTACTAGTGTGCTTGCTTCGTTTCCATGACACTAAAGAGGTGGAAAGGGTTATTAGATTTGTTGATTATCCTCTGGAACGATGTCATTAATGCTGGGAATAGTATTTTCTGGTAATGCTCCGTTTGTTGGTGCAGGAATTGAATTTACGTTATTCTGTGGCGATGTAGGATTTGGAGATGTTGAGCCTTCAGGCACTGCTGTAGGTGTACTAGGAATAACGCTATCACTAGGCAATGTACTATTTTCAGGAACAGAAGTTTCACCAGGTACGATTGTAGGTAACTCAGGAGTAGGTGTCTCTACAGGTACGACCGCTGGCGCTTCACTATCAGACATTTCCTCAGGCGGAACCTCTGATTTGGCATCAGATTCTCGAATAAATCGATCAATTTGTTCCATTTCTGGCGTGACTTCGGGAGTTGCTTCTGAAGTTTGCTGCTGATTCGAGTTACTGGTAGCAACACCATCAAATCCCAATAGCATTCGTGCTGTTGAGAAGTATTTCATTTGATCTTTGGTTTCAGTTTTACTACCTTTACTGTATTGCCACTGATTACGGCTAATTTCCAAAGATAAAACGGGAGCGATCGCCCCATAGCTGTGAGCCACAATCATTACTGAAACCGCTGGTGCATGTTTATCTTGGCTAAAACGCTGTTTTACCGCAGTTATAGCAACTGTTTCTGCTCGATTGATTAAACTTTCGTAAGTTTCCTGTGGTTGTCTGTTTACAGCAAGATTCATGCGAGCTGATCTGGCTTGAGCTTGACTAGATTGTGCTGCATTCTGTGCTATTGCTGCATGAGTTACTAAAAAATCGCATCCTAGTCCTAATAACACAGCTAATAATGTTGTCTTACTTACATTCGCAGCGTTGCGATACTTTGTCCAGTTGTCACAGGTAAGTTGAGTTTTCTTTGAGGGCTGATGGTGAAACCACATCATAACCGCACTTCTCCTTGGTAAACACCTGACTAGACAAGCCTATGACTTAGTCTTGCCTTGAATGTTAAATTTTGTCGTCAAATATAACTGATTATTTCAGACTTTTGTCCTATTTTTTCACAAAAATCTGTCTTATGTCAGATGAAACTTATTTTAGATGCGGTAAAGTTCTGTTCCATTGTAAATTATGTAATCTTTCAACGGCGGTATTCATCGCCACAATCGCCGATAAGTTGATACAGATTTCGTGACTGATTCAAAATTGTGCTGATTTGTTGATAATCTGCTGTATCTAACCCAAAGTTAAAAATTGCAGCATTATCTTCAATGTGTTGGGAAATACTAAGCCGCGTGCCAATAATTACACCAGCTACGGCTGGTTGTTCTAAAACATAGCGAACTGCAATATTCGCAATACTGACACGATGTTTTTCTGCAATTAATTTTAATGCTGTCAGCAACTCCTGTAATAATTGCCATCCACCCCAAGCATCTATCATGTTTTTGTACTTCCGCAAACTAACAGTATTAAGTTCACTTCCTCGTGGTTCTGGCTTGCCTAAGTATTTCTCACTTAAAAACCCACCACACAAAGAACCATAAGCAAATAGTTGTAGGTTATGCTGCTGGCAAAACGAACTCATGTGCACTTGAGGACGACGATCAACCAAAGAGTATTGCACTTGATTAGACTTAATATTGATACCGTTTTGCAGAATAATGTTTAGGTGCTCTGTATCAAAGTTAGTTAGACCTAAATGCTTAATTTTGCCCTCTTCTTTAAGCTCTGTCATGTATCTCAATGCTTCTAAATAGTTCAAGTCGCGATATTCCCACCAGTGAAATTGAAGTAGATCGAGAGTTTCTGTATCCATTCGGCGGCGAGAAATATCGATGTTATCTGCAACTATTTTTTTCGTCATTTTGCCAGGTCTTGGTACCCACTTAGTAAAGGCTTGTATTTCAGATAAGGCAGCTTGTCCGTACTGAGCTAATAGTTGTCGCCGAAATTCGCCAATAAAATCTTCTGCAGGACCATAATGATCGGCCAAATCCCATGTTGTGAAGCCTGCATCTTTGTAATCAAACATATTCTGGATCGCCACTTTTGGCGTAATACGCCCATGCGCACCAGAAACTTGCCACATTCCATTCAAAATACGGCAAATATTTAGATCAGAAGTGAATTGCAGCCTACTCGATGCAGGTAAACTAGTCATTCTTAAGTATTCCTAAGCTATAAGGGCAGTATCCATCGTGCCATAATGTCTTGTTGCAATCGCATTGTCTTTGTCAAGAAGTACCCTTTGCTCGTTGAGTTAGTAGACAGCACAATAGGTTGAAACTGTAATAAAAAAACTCACTGGAGGAAACCAACACACCCAGCGAGTCATACTCATAACTTAATTTTGGAAGCTAGATGGCTAAAGGTTATTCATGGTTCCACCATGCAATCTTAGTATTACAGCCATCAAATTGAATAACACAGCAACTAATCTGTATTTGCAGCAATGCTGAACTTAGCAGTAGGACG
The sequence above is drawn from the Gloeocapsopsis sp. IPPAS B-1203 genome and encodes:
- a CDS encoding sulfite oxidase-like oxidoreductase; the encoded protein is MLGKFFQKPGGEQSDRVPPGQYLTKGFPVLTYGQTPKINVEEWQFRVWGLAKQATFTLSDFMALPQHEFTADFHCVTRWSKLDVKWTGVKVTDFMKLIEVDSQAIHVMEHCYGGYTTNIPLDDFVREENFFAHTLFGEPLPAEHGGPLRLVVPHLYAWKSAKWINGLEFLDREESGFWERNGYHRRGEPWAEERYSSFFG
- the rpmF gene encoding 50S ribosomal protein L32, which encodes MAVPKKKTSKSKRDQRRATWRRKAAVEAQKALSLGKSILTGRSTFVYPSKEEEAEEEE
- a CDS encoding aldo/keto reductase, which translates into the protein MTSLPASSRLQFTSDLNICRILNGMWQVSGAHGRITPKVAIQNMFDYKDAGFTTWDLADHYGPAEDFIGEFRRQLLAQYGQAALSEIQAFTKWVPRPGKMTKKIVADNIDISRRRMDTETLDLLQFHWWEYRDLNYLEALRYMTELKEEGKIKHLGLTNFDTEHLNIILQNGINIKSNQVQYSLVDRRPQVHMSSFCQQHNLQLFAYGSLCGGFLSEKYLGKPEPRGSELNTVSLRKYKNMIDAWGGWQLLQELLTALKLIAEKHRVSIANIAVRYVLEQPAVAGVIIGTRLSISQHIEDNAAIFNFGLDTADYQQISTILNQSRNLYQLIGDCGDEYRR